A portion of the Paenibacillus marchantiae genome contains these proteins:
- a CDS encoding MATE family efflux transporter — translation MTAISSTKESLRSDAKDLNLIRLTWPIFLELFLFMLMGSVDTFMLSSVSDNAVSGVGAANQIISIAILVLEVIGHGAAIVVAQYIGSKKLSEAAQVTGNAITLNLIVGLILSGSFLLLGGHLLTLLHIQGEIYDFARSYISIVGGGIFLQALINALAATIRTHGYTKETMYVSVLMNVIHVVGNYALIFGHFGMPKLGVEGAAISTVGSRLICLIIFFWLLYRVMDVRVEFSYYINLSKKFISKILRIGIPSALESVVYQSCQLVFTLYVTYLGAEAMATRQYAGNISSYIYLFSMAIGMGTSIIVGRLVGARRKNDAYKRVFDSVKWALLATVVIDVIIILFRVPLMSVFTDNPEIIKLGAQVILLSLLLETGRTCNIVIIGSLRAAGDAKFPVYMGLISMVCMSLPLGYLLVFKLHMGLAGVWLAIAADEWTRAVIMYFRWKSRAWEKHDLLDHEEEVGVQPVPAV, via the coding sequence ATGACAGCAATATCCTCAACCAAAGAGTCCCTGCGTTCGGATGCCAAGGATCTGAATCTGATTCGGCTAACATGGCCTATTTTCCTGGAACTCTTCTTGTTTATGTTGATGGGGAGCGTGGATACGTTCATGCTCAGTTCAGTGTCCGATAATGCAGTATCCGGAGTCGGAGCAGCCAACCAGATTATTTCCATTGCGATTCTTGTACTGGAAGTCATTGGACATGGCGCTGCTATTGTTGTGGCACAATATATTGGTTCGAAGAAGTTGAGTGAGGCGGCACAGGTCACAGGTAATGCGATTACACTAAATCTGATTGTTGGACTGATTCTGAGCGGAAGCTTCCTTCTGTTAGGAGGACATCTGCTTACACTGCTTCATATCCAAGGTGAAATATACGATTTTGCCCGTTCTTATATAAGTATTGTCGGAGGCGGGATCTTCCTTCAGGCGCTGATTAACGCGCTGGCCGCGACGATTCGTACGCATGGTTACACCAAAGAGACGATGTATGTTTCCGTTCTGATGAACGTGATTCACGTCGTTGGTAACTACGCCCTTATTTTTGGCCATTTCGGCATGCCGAAGCTTGGTGTAGAAGGGGCAGCGATCTCAACGGTCGGAAGCCGTCTGATCTGTTTGATTATTTTCTTCTGGTTACTCTATCGGGTTATGGATGTAAGGGTAGAGTTTAGCTATTACATCAACCTTTCGAAGAAGTTTATCAGCAAAATCTTGCGAATCGGTATTCCCTCTGCACTGGAATCCGTTGTATATCAGTCCTGCCAGCTCGTCTTCACACTGTACGTAACCTATCTGGGTGCTGAAGCGATGGCAACCCGGCAATATGCGGGTAATATTTCAAGCTACATCTATCTATTCAGCATGGCGATCGGAATGGGAACTTCCATTATTGTTGGCCGACTGGTCGGTGCACGGCGCAAGAACGATGCATATAAACGCGTATTCGACAGTGTAAAATGGGCGCTGCTCGCAACGGTTGTGATCGATGTAATTATTATTCTCTTCCGTGTTCCGCTGATGAGTGTGTTCACGGATAATCCGGAAATTATCAAGCTAGGGGCACAGGTCATCCTGCTAAGTCTTCTGCTGGAAACCGGGCGAACCTGCAACATTGTGATTATTGGTTCCCTTCGTGCCGCAGGTGATGCGAAGTTCCCGGTATACATGGGACTGATCTCTATGGTCTGCATGAGCCTACCGCTAGGCTACCTGCTTGTGTTCAAGCTTCACATGGGGCTCGCCGGTGTATGGCTTGCGATTGCCGCAGACGAGTGGACACGCGCTGTCATTATGTATTTCCGCTGGAAGAGCCGGGCTTGGGAGAAACATGATCTGTTGGATCATGAGGAGGAAGTTGGAGTTCAGCCGGTGCCGGCAGTATGA
- a CDS encoding carbohydrate ABC transporter permease, producing MRSRLRTNWPVMLLIILGTLFILFPLYMTVTIALKNPEQMAQSVFAIPTTLHWENFASAIDMTNFFQSFRNSAIVTASTVILTLLSNSMVAYAIARNMEKRKFFKGLYYYFVSAMFIPFPIIMLPIVKLTASLEMTNLLGLILLHTVYGLAFNVFVYVGYIRSIPVALEEAAFVDGATTWGTFWKIIFPLMAPISATVGILTCLSTYNDFLLPLIIISDPAQYTLPLVQYVFQGQFNTDFNLAFASYLLALLPMIIIYLFAQKWIINGVTQGSVK from the coding sequence ATGAGAAGCCGTTTACGTACCAACTGGCCCGTTATGTTGTTAATTATTCTGGGTACCTTGTTCATTCTGTTCCCTTTATATATGACGGTTACAATCGCATTGAAAAATCCGGAGCAAATGGCCCAATCGGTCTTTGCTATTCCGACAACGCTTCACTGGGAGAACTTTGCAAGTGCAATAGACATGACAAACTTCTTCCAATCGTTCCGTAACAGTGCCATTGTTACTGCGTCAACAGTCATTCTGACCTTGCTCAGTAACTCTATGGTTGCTTACGCGATTGCCCGGAATATGGAGAAGCGGAAATTTTTCAAAGGGCTGTATTATTACTTCGTCAGCGCGATGTTTATTCCGTTTCCAATCATCATGCTGCCGATTGTTAAGCTGACTGCATCACTGGAAATGACCAATCTTCTGGGTCTTATCCTGCTGCATACGGTGTACGGTCTCGCCTTTAACGTATTTGTATATGTAGGTTACATTCGGTCCATTCCGGTAGCACTGGAGGAAGCAGCCTTCGTAGATGGAGCAACAACCTGGGGCACATTCTGGAAAATCATTTTCCCATTGATGGCGCCGATCAGTGCCACGGTTGGTATTCTAACTTGTCTGTCTACCTATAATGACTTTCTGCTGCCACTCATTATTATTAGTGATCCGGCACAATACACGCTTCCACTGGTACAATATGTGTTCCAGGGTCAATTCAATACTGACTTCAACCTGGCGTTTGCATCGTACCTGCTGGCGTTGCTGCCGATGATCATCATTTACCTGTTTGCACAAAAATGGATTATCAATGGTGTAACGCAAGGTTCAGTGAAATAA
- a CDS encoding carbohydrate ABC transporter permease, with the protein MNKRIAPYYWMTVPAVILFFVFMTLPALQGIYYSFTNYNGFGKGYDFVGFKNYFNLFQDDNVGNAYWFTFKFAIVVTILTNILSLLIALGLNAKIKFRNFFRGIYFLPNILSVLIVGYIFNYLFSNVFPIWGQNLGINALSTNILGSESLAWIGIVIVAVWQSVALNTILYLAGLQTIPTTLYEASNLDGAGKWREFWSITFPLIAPFFTINMVLAMKNSLMVFDQIVALTNGGPGRATQSISHLIYTGGFEGGEYAYQSANSVIYFIVIAVISILQIRFLQRRETDL; encoded by the coding sequence ATGAACAAGCGCATCGCGCCTTATTACTGGATGACGGTTCCGGCGGTAATACTGTTCTTTGTATTTATGACGCTGCCGGCCCTCCAGGGGATCTATTATTCATTTACGAACTACAACGGATTCGGTAAAGGTTATGATTTTGTTGGATTCAAAAACTATTTCAATTTGTTTCAAGATGACAATGTAGGCAACGCCTACTGGTTTACCTTCAAGTTTGCGATCGTTGTAACGATCCTTACGAATATTCTAAGCCTGCTCATTGCACTCGGGCTGAATGCCAAGATTAAGTTCCGTAACTTTTTCCGTGGCATCTACTTCTTGCCGAATATCCTGAGTGTATTGATCGTAGGTTACATATTTAACTACCTGTTCTCCAACGTATTCCCGATCTGGGGACAAAACCTGGGCATCAACGCCTTATCCACCAACATTCTGGGCAGCGAAAGTCTGGCATGGATTGGGATCGTAATTGTAGCGGTGTGGCAATCCGTCGCGTTGAATACGATTCTGTATTTGGCGGGATTGCAAACCATCCCTACGACATTGTATGAAGCATCAAATCTGGACGGCGCTGGAAAATGGCGTGAATTCTGGAGCATTACGTTTCCGCTTATTGCCCCGTTCTTCACAATTAATATGGTGCTGGCGATGAAAAACTCACTGATGGTCTTTGACCAGATCGTGGCCTTGACGAATGGTGGACCGGGACGGGCAACACAGTCCATCTCCCATCTGATCTACACGGGTGGATTTGAAGGCGGCGAATATGCATATCAATCTGCGAACTCGGTTATCTATTTCATCGTTATTGCGGTGATTTCGATTCTGCAAATCCGGTTCCTGCAAAGAAGGGAGACGGATCTGTAA
- a CDS encoding ABC transporter substrate-binding protein, with translation MLLCGITAVLLSSCTSGNNANGKVQVEFFQNKPEAKGTFDELIKTFNAEHPDIQVTQVNPPDAETVLKTRVVKNDVPDIMAMGATDTYSILAQSDIFADLTDSPLLKTIDPNYIKMLKDVTGMDEVTGVPYATNANGIMYNKTLFKEMGLNVPKTWDELIATAKKIKDAGKIPFYFTYKDDWQTNLPFNALGPNLVGIDFYLERRENKVTFKEKYREVAEKQLELMNYGHGDNFGKAYSDGNRAFANGEAYMYIQGTWAISEIRKANPNVDIGFFPFPTGNDPSQIKLVNGIDSLFTISANTPNKEQAEQFIAFLLEPENIGKYIKEQTLFSAVEGVKQDDPAVQELTPYIEQGKVIDFADHYIPAAVQLNSIVQSFLQNKNIDNYLDTLDKEWDKVANRR, from the coding sequence ATGCTGCTTTGTGGAATAACGGCTGTACTTCTGTCTTCCTGCACTAGCGGGAATAATGCCAATGGCAAAGTGCAGGTTGAATTTTTTCAGAACAAACCCGAAGCCAAAGGAACCTTTGACGAATTAATCAAAACATTCAACGCCGAACACCCCGATATTCAGGTCACTCAGGTGAATCCACCTGACGCGGAGACGGTGCTGAAGACACGTGTGGTGAAGAACGATGTACCAGACATTATGGCAATGGGGGCAACCGATACCTATTCCATTCTTGCACAGAGTGATATTTTCGCCGATCTGACAGACAGTCCACTGTTAAAAACGATCGATCCCAACTACATAAAGATGCTGAAGGATGTCACGGGCATGGATGAAGTGACAGGTGTTCCATACGCAACAAATGCAAACGGCATCATGTACAACAAAACCTTGTTTAAAGAAATGGGTCTGAACGTACCCAAGACCTGGGACGAGCTGATTGCTACAGCCAAAAAAATTAAGGATGCGGGTAAAATTCCGTTTTACTTCACATACAAGGATGATTGGCAGACGAATCTGCCGTTCAATGCACTCGGACCTAACTTGGTTGGTATTGATTTCTACCTGGAGCGTCGCGAGAACAAAGTGACCTTCAAGGAGAAATACCGTGAGGTTGCGGAGAAGCAGTTGGAGCTGATGAATTACGGTCACGGCGACAACTTCGGTAAAGCGTATTCGGATGGTAACCGTGCCTTTGCCAATGGTGAAGCTTATATGTACATCCAGGGTACCTGGGCGATCTCCGAGATTCGCAAAGCGAACCCGAATGTGGATATTGGTTTCTTCCCATTCCCGACAGGCAACGATCCGAGCCAGATCAAGCTGGTGAACGGAATCGACTCTCTGTTTACCATTTCAGCGAATACACCAAACAAGGAGCAGGCCGAGCAGTTCATCGCGTTTCTGCTGGAGCCTGAAAATATAGGCAAGTACATTAAGGAACAGACGCTGTTCTCTGCGGTGGAAGGTGTAAAACAAGATGATCCTGCTGTACAGGAACTGACACCTTACATTGAGCAGGGCAAGGTTATCGACTTCGCCGATCACTATATTCCGGCTGCGGTGCAGCTGAATTCCATCGTACAGTCCTTTTTGCAGAACAAGAACATCGACAACTATCTGGATACACTCGACAAAGAATGGGACAAGGTAGCGAATCGGCGATAA
- the lspA gene encoding signal peptidase II — protein MLFYFVALLVTLVDQGTKMAVRMYMEVGDTMRLGDSGMQLQHYENSGMAGSLFQGNARLFGVVAILFVAGMMYYRRKGEIRGFWMQAGAGFMVGGALGNAIDRFIYARVTDFLVFPSGRGILNLADVAINVGVVMLVIGMLIRAFQSYRAKRLRNALPKIER, from the coding sequence ATGTTATTTTATTTTGTAGCACTGCTGGTTACCTTGGTTGATCAGGGAACCAAGATGGCGGTGAGGATGTATATGGAAGTTGGGGACACGATGAGGCTTGGCGACTCGGGAATGCAATTGCAGCATTATGAGAATAGTGGAATGGCAGGCAGCCTGTTTCAAGGGAATGCGCGTCTTTTCGGTGTGGTCGCTATTCTATTCGTGGCGGGTATGATGTATTATCGGAGAAAAGGTGAGATTCGCGGTTTCTGGATGCAGGCAGGTGCCGGTTTCATGGTCGGTGGTGCTTTGGGTAATGCAATCGATCGTTTTATCTACGCACGCGTAACGGATTTTCTCGTATTTCCGTCGGGACGTGGTATTCTCAATTTGGCGGATGTAGCGATAAATGTTGGTGTGGTTATGCTGGTCATCGGCATGTTAATCCGTGCATTTCAGAGTTACCGAGCCAAGCGTTTACGTAATGCTTTGCCGAAAATAGAGCGTTGA
- a CDS encoding nucleoside hydrolase yields MRKVIIDTDTAGDDTIAILTALHHFQVEGITITGGNVQFDQEVENALYTVQVAGHGGKVPVYKGCERPLMAYGKAQHRTVEDVHGDDGMGGAHFPKADQRPEAGHAVDFIIEKVHAHPGEISLLAIAPLTNIAMAIQKDPTIIPEIAHLYIMGGTNNALGNITPAAEYNFYVDPEAAKIVLHAGIPTTMVGWEMCTQYSVMDDDDHAEIAALGTSGADFFTAINKVVMQFNKSVHKLNGTTHPDTLLMAVAADESLMTKSGQYYVDVEAAGELTRGYSVVDINGRFGKEPNVRVCEAIDRPKFKSMLLDVLSAIQ; encoded by the coding sequence ATGAGAAAAGTCATCATCGATACAGATACAGCAGGAGACGATACGATTGCGATCCTGACGGCACTGCACCATTTCCAGGTGGAGGGCATTACGATTACAGGTGGGAACGTACAGTTTGACCAGGAGGTTGAAAATGCCCTGTACACGGTACAGGTTGCGGGACATGGCGGCAAGGTGCCTGTGTACAAAGGGTGCGAACGCCCATTGATGGCCTATGGCAAGGCCCAGCACCGCACGGTGGAAGACGTACATGGTGATGACGGCATGGGCGGAGCCCATTTCCCGAAGGCGGACCAGCGTCCAGAGGCAGGGCATGCAGTTGATTTTATTATTGAAAAGGTACACGCACATCCGGGCGAAATCTCGCTTCTGGCCATTGCACCTCTGACCAACATTGCGATGGCAATCCAGAAGGACCCAACCATTATTCCGGAGATTGCTCACCTCTACATCATGGGTGGAACGAATAATGCACTGGGTAATATCACACCAGCCGCGGAGTATAACTTCTATGTAGATCCGGAAGCAGCCAAAATTGTATTGCACGCAGGCATTCCGACGACCATGGTTGGCTGGGAAATGTGTACTCAGTATTCTGTTATGGATGATGATGATCACGCTGAAATTGCAGCACTGGGTACATCTGGTGCCGATTTCTTCACAGCCATCAACAAAGTGGTTATGCAGTTCAACAAATCGGTACATAAACTGAATGGCACCACTCACCCGGACACGTTGCTGATGGCTGTTGCCGCAGATGAGTCGCTCATGACCAAATCCGGTCAGTATTATGTGGATGTAGAAGCAGCAGGAGAGTTAACGCGCGGATATAGCGTTGTGGATATCAACGGACGTTTCGGTAAAGAGCCGAATGTACGTGTCTGCGAGGCCATTGACCGTCCGAAATTCAAATCCATGCTGCTGGATGTGCTCTCTGCTATTCAATAA
- a CDS encoding DUF350 domain-containing protein — MDNLGLNLLNVAVGVGILLVVLVCGYFAFSQLTRYNDSEEIAKGNEAAGMYMGSKLLGLCIIVGMVSFSTHSWLDMLLWSALGIIILCLVYIIFDFLTPKMRVCDEIARGNMAVAQLLRSIIIGVSIVIGTFLM; from the coding sequence ATGGACAATTTGGGATTGAACCTGCTGAATGTAGCGGTAGGTGTAGGCATTCTGCTGGTAGTATTGGTATGTGGGTATTTCGCTTTTAGCCAATTGACCCGGTATAACGATAGCGAGGAAATCGCGAAAGGCAATGAGGCGGCAGGCATGTATATGGGCAGCAAATTGCTGGGCCTGTGTATCATTGTGGGCATGGTGTCCTTTTCTACGCATTCATGGCTGGATATGCTGCTCTGGTCGGCGCTTGGAATCATTATTTTGTGTCTGGTCTATATTATATTTGACTTCCTTACCCCCAAGATGCGGGTCTGTGACGAAATCGCACGAGGCAATATGGCGGTAGCACAGCTGCTGCGTTCCATTATCATCGGCGTTTCCATCGTCATCGGTACGTTTTTGATGTAA
- a CDS encoding glutathionylspermidine synthase family protein, with protein sequence MRHIYQLPFSHEEVFRGEAGQQVPYHRMYGKQYCVPALTVYSPAEMQELRAAVEAVDGIYCKVMRFIQQYMPDSFLEQQLGIHPGLIPAARMEMVTGGITRQDWIIGEAGPKCIENNTDTPTGIPEAAALEGILVGMVEKISLHAPSKGMDECIRECFRRWLDAYAQQGLLGPVTFTSFGEHVEDRTNTEYLMKLCQKAGYETFYAPLEELEIIPGEALYHHGREINLLYRLYPLEYLIDDRDETTGVDIGAALLELVQDNRLGLMNPAQHVLMQSKGFMAAIWSLYERNEQTMEYCGFRLFNDAELAAISRYLLPTYFEAEPFEWSAMPYVAKSYWGREGRGTSLLGEGSDHHAGQTAASHQLHAPTNSNTIAELQEEDEIAAYYNNQPKIYQQLVPMEQAVIQTEDGEYSGYLLTGVFVIGGRFAGVLPRIGEKVTGDMAYYCAAVVNERMDDEEEKEWTIWD encoded by the coding sequence ATGAGGCATATATACCAACTGCCATTCAGTCATGAAGAAGTATTCAGGGGTGAAGCAGGGCAGCAAGTTCCCTACCATCGGATGTATGGCAAGCAATATTGTGTGCCTGCATTGACGGTTTATTCCCCTGCAGAGATGCAGGAATTGCGTGCAGCAGTTGAGGCTGTAGACGGGATTTATTGCAAGGTGATGCGTTTTATTCAGCAATACATGCCCGACTCTTTCCTGGAGCAGCAGCTGGGCATTCATCCCGGCCTTATTCCGGCGGCTCGTATGGAGATGGTGACAGGCGGGATTACTCGGCAGGACTGGATTATTGGGGAAGCCGGACCTAAATGTATCGAAAATAACACGGATACCCCAACCGGCATACCTGAAGCAGCTGCATTGGAAGGTATTTTGGTGGGGATGGTTGAAAAAATATCGCTCCATGCTCCGTCCAAAGGAATGGATGAATGTATCCGGGAATGCTTTCGCCGCTGGCTGGATGCTTACGCACAGCAGGGTTTGCTGGGCCCGGTGACCTTTACTTCATTTGGAGAGCATGTGGAGGATCGGACCAATACGGAGTATCTGATGAAGCTGTGCCAGAAGGCGGGGTATGAAACGTTTTACGCTCCACTGGAGGAGTTGGAGATTATTCCAGGGGAGGCGCTCTACCATCATGGACGCGAGATTAACCTGTTGTACCGGCTCTATCCCCTGGAATATCTAATCGATGATCGAGATGAAACGACCGGCGTGGACATCGGCGCAGCACTGCTTGAATTGGTTCAGGATAACCGCCTGGGTCTGATGAATCCTGCACAGCATGTGCTGATGCAGAGCAAGGGTTTCATGGCGGCGATCTGGTCACTCTATGAACGCAACGAACAAACCATGGAATATTGCGGGTTTCGGCTGTTTAACGATGCAGAGTTAGCGGCGATTTCGCGTTATCTGCTACCTACTTATTTCGAAGCTGAACCTTTCGAATGGAGCGCAATGCCTTATGTGGCTAAAAGCTATTGGGGCCGCGAAGGTCGAGGCACATCGTTGCTGGGTGAGGGATCGGATCATCATGCGGGCCAAACGGCTGCTTCTCATCAGCTGCACGCCCCTACGAACTCCAACACAATAGCCGAACTGCAAGAAGAAGATGAGATCGCAGCCTATTATAATAATCAGCCTAAAATATATCAGCAGCTGGTACCGATGGAACAGGCCGTGATTCAGACAGAAGATGGCGAATACAGCGGTTATTTGCTTACAGGAGTGTTTGTCATCGGTGGACGTTTTGCCGGTGTGCTGCCCCGGATCGGGGAGAAGGTAACCGGAGATATGGCCTATTATTGTGCGGCTGTGGTCAATGAACGGATGGATGACGAGGAGGAGAAGGAATGGACAATTTGGGATTGA